Proteins encoded together in one Rutidosis leptorrhynchoides isolate AG116_Rl617_1_P2 unplaced genomic scaffold, CSIRO_AGI_Rlap_v1 contig252, whole genome shotgun sequence window:
- the LOC139882276 gene encoding uncharacterized protein, with the protein MADISSSSSSLPASYTASSFSSSSTLDFNHPLYYHPSENASSVTIEESLTGTENFGRWSRSFKNQVMTKHKLGFLTWTCKKENLDVQFHDKWECCNALVLSWIFRNVNHEVHITINCYVNATAAWVDLEDRFNKIDGTRIFFLRHQISTTYQSNLSIDSYFNRLRALWDELDCISPLPIIDPAQAALIYAIFEEIKTHQFLMGLNEAYIPIRGQIIIMRPMPRLSIAYAMIRQEEAQRSFIPSVALTQAPTSDPTAFYSSSKSSNGAKKANCYRLVGFPPDFKFTRIKPDVRAHNVDAGSDSTAIPSVQSSQSPSTQDALDPVAHTPLPIFSQDQCSQILKLLSGLVPPSANAAITSVSAANTANSTVNLQSSTSKTWIIDSGATNHMVCSNDGLHNISSLASPRSVSLPTGENASISQSGSLSILPHIHLNNVLHVPTFHHNLLYVHKIARDSHCFVFSILIFV; encoded by the exons ATGGCGGACATTTCGAGTTCTTCATCTTCATTGCCAGCTTCTTATACTGCTTCTTctttttcatcatcatcaacactcgatttcaatcACCCATTATATTATCATCCCTCTGAGAATGCGAGTTCTGTCACTATTGAAGAGTCTCTCACTGGAACAGAGAATTTCGGCCGATGGAGTCGATCATTCAAGAATCAAGTAATGACTAAACACAAGCTTGGGTTTCTCACTTGGACCTGCAAGAAAGAAAATTTGGATGTTCAATTTCATGATAAGTGGGAGTGTTGTAATGCCCTGGTTCTATCCTGGATTTTTAGAAATGTAAATCATGAGGTACATATCACGATCAATTGCTATGTCAATGCAACTGCAGCTTGGGTTGATCTCGAAGATCGGTTCAACAAGATTGATGGCACTCGAATTTTCTTCTTGCGTCATCAAATTTCCACAACTTACCAAAGTAACTTGTCGATTGACAGCTATTTCAATCGTCTTCGAGCGTTATGGGATGAATTAGACTGCATTTCACCACTGCCAATCATCGATCCTGCTCAGGCAGCATTGATATATGCTATTTTTGAAGAAATTAAGACTCATCAATTTCTAATGGGGCTTAATGAAGCTTACATACCAATTCGTGGCCAGATCATAATCATGCGTCCAATGCCTCGATTATCTATTGCGTATGCAATGATAAGGCAAGAGGAAGCTCAGCGTTCGTTTATTCCCTCTGTTGCACTTACTCAGGCACCAACAAGTGATCCAACAGCTTTCTATTCCTCATCCAAATCTTCCAATG GGGCTAAGAAGGCTAATTGTTACAGGCTTGTGGGTTTTCCACCTGATTTCAAATTTACTAGAATCAAACCTGACGTTCGTGCACATAATGTTGATGCTGGGAGTGATTCTACAGCTATCCCATCCGTTCAATCATCACAATCTCCATCTACTCAGGATGCATTAGATCCTGTTGCTCATACTCCTCTCCCTATTTTTTCTCAGGATCAATGTTCTCAAATCCTAAAGTTGCTTTCTGGCCTAGTTCCTCCATCTGCTAATGCTGCTATCACTTCTGTTTCTGCTGCAAACACAGCTAATTCAACAGTCAACTTACAGTCAAGTACTTCTAAAACTTGGATAATTGACAGTGGAGCAACAAATCATATGGTTTGTTCTAATGATGGTCTACATAATATTTCTAGTCTTGCATCACCTAGGTCTGTGTCTTTACCTACTGGTGAGAATGCATCTATTTCACAGTCAGGATCCCTCAGTATTCTTCCTCATATTCACCTAAACAATGTTTTACATGTTCCTACTTTTCATCATAATCTTCTTTATGTTCATAAAATAGCTAGAGACTCACATTGTTTTGTTTTTTCTATCTTGATTTTTGTCTGA
- the LOC139882275 gene encoding uncharacterized mitochondrial protein AtMg00810-like gives MEISRSDTGIIMNQKKYALELINDTWLSAARPVSTLFEQNMKLTIKEYDDLVERQSNGKIRATYRLLDDPSKYKRLVGRLLYLTITRPDIAYSVNRISQFMHQPKESHFQAALRIIKYVKKDPGKGLFMQKQNSVEIRAYCDSDWASCIHSRRSTTGFCIKMGESIIS, from the coding sequence ATGGAAATCAGCCGTTCTGATACAGGGATTATAATGAATCAGAAAAAATATGCATTGGAACTCATCAATGATACATGGTTAAGTGCAGCAAGACCAGTATCCACACTATTTGAGCAGAATATGAAACTCACAATCAAGGAATATGATGATTTGGTAGAAAGACAGTCAAATGGAAAAATTAGGGCAACATACAGATTGCTTGATGATCCTAGTAAGTACAAAAGACTAGTGGGAAGGCTCTTGTACTTAACTATCACTAGGCCAGATATAGCATATTCAGTGAATCGCATAAGCCAATTTATGCATCAACCAAAGGAATCACATTTTCAGGCAGCACTCAGAATTATTAAATATGTCAAGAAAGATCCAGGGAAAGGTCTGTTTATGCAAAAGCAGAACTCAGTTGAAATTCGAGCTTATTGTGATTCAGATTGGGCGTCTTGCATACACAGCAGGCGATCAACAACTGGATTCTGCATTAAAATGGGTGAATCAATCATTTCCTAG